From Alcaligenes faecalis, the proteins below share one genomic window:
- a CDS encoding HlyD family type I secretion periplasmic adaptor subunit has translation MLKNASWTARYQEVRGSTLLIWLTLLAICVLIVWASLASIDEVVRGEGKVVPSRQVQIVQSLDGGVVEEILVRPGQSVEAGEVLLRIDPTRASSSLGENEAESLSLKAKAARLEAIAADQPFDMPVEVLEKAPDLAEMERRVWQARTEELRSNISVAQEQLNQRQQELRETQANRDQAASSCGLTSQELQMTRPLLKSGAVSEVDLLRLQRDVARYCGEQKAATAQISRIQASIQEAQNRIGEVEITFRNQARTELAETRAKLASLEQGQRALADRVRLAEVRSPVRGTIKTLSANTVGGVVQPGKDILEIVPTDDTLLLEVRINPRDIGFLHSGQTAEVKFTAYDFAVYGGLPGVLEQTSADTITDEKGNSFYIAKVRTDTVYVGDDNRPILPGMVAEVHIMTGKRTVMQYLLKPILRARSNAFRER, from the coding sequence ATGCTCAAAAACGCCTCGTGGACGGCTCGCTACCAAGAGGTACGCGGTTCCACGCTGCTGATCTGGCTGACGTTATTGGCAATTTGCGTGCTGATCGTCTGGGCCAGCCTGGCCAGTATTGATGAAGTGGTGCGCGGTGAAGGCAAGGTTGTGCCATCTCGCCAGGTTCAGATTGTGCAAAGTCTGGACGGCGGTGTGGTGGAAGAAATTCTGGTCCGCCCTGGCCAGTCCGTGGAAGCGGGCGAAGTCCTGCTGCGTATTGATCCAACCCGTGCCTCGTCCTCTCTGGGCGAGAACGAAGCAGAATCCTTGTCCTTGAAGGCCAAGGCTGCTCGTCTGGAAGCCATTGCCGCAGATCAGCCTTTTGATATGCCTGTTGAGGTTCTGGAAAAAGCCCCCGACTTGGCGGAAATGGAACGTCGTGTCTGGCAGGCTCGTACTGAAGAGCTGCGCTCCAATATTTCGGTGGCCCAGGAACAGTTGAACCAGCGTCAACAGGAATTGCGTGAAACGCAGGCCAATCGTGATCAGGCAGCCTCCAGCTGCGGGCTGACCTCGCAAGAACTGCAAATGACTCGCCCCTTGCTCAAGAGCGGGGCTGTGTCTGAAGTGGACTTGCTGCGTCTGCAGCGTGATGTGGCTCGTTACTGCGGTGAGCAAAAAGCAGCCACAGCACAAATCAGCCGTATCCAGGCCTCGATTCAGGAAGCCCAGAACCGGATTGGTGAAGTGGAAATTACCTTCCGCAACCAGGCCCGTACTGAACTGGCTGAAACACGTGCCAAGCTGGCATCCCTGGAACAAGGACAACGTGCCTTGGCCGACCGTGTGCGACTGGCCGAAGTGCGCTCGCCCGTGCGCGGCACCATCAAGACTCTGTCTGCCAATACGGTGGGCGGTGTGGTGCAGCCTGGTAAAGATATTCTGGAGATCGTGCCCACTGACGACACCCTGCTGTTGGAAGTGCGCATCAATCCGCGCGATATCGGGTTTCTGCACTCGGGCCAGACTGCCGAGGTCAAGTTCACCGCCTATGACTTTGCCGTTTACGGTGGCCTGCCCGGCGTGCTGGAACAGACCAGTGCCGACACCATTACCGATGAAAAAGGCAATTCATTCTATATAGCTAAAGTACGTACTGACACGGTGTATGTCGGTGACGATAACCGTCCGATCCTGCCCGGTATGGTGGCCGAAGTGCACATCATGACAGGCAAGCGGACCGTTATGCAGTACTTACTCAAACCTATTCTCAGGGCCAGATCCAACGCGTTCAGGGAGCGTTAA
- a CDS encoding response regulator transcription factor encodes MRQVNSVLFLTADEALWQHWRHLDSVTWLPARGQGMDDLLRWKQQQRDLVVIDSALALWNHPQWSQAVQGMKVIIASPRPLDTEGQAVLALGARGYVHAYSSSALLVQVLDHVASGQIWVGESLLSRLLSDVTRRLEPKAGWERTLTSREVEVAQRASLGHSNQLIANDLGITERTVRAHLQAVFEKLDVTDRLMLALKVHGIA; translated from the coding sequence ATGCGACAAGTAAATTCGGTTTTATTTCTGACTGCCGATGAGGCGTTGTGGCAGCATTGGCGTCATCTGGATTCCGTCACCTGGTTGCCTGCCAGAGGGCAGGGCATGGACGATTTATTGCGTTGGAAACAACAGCAACGTGACCTGGTGGTCATTGATAGTGCTTTGGCTTTGTGGAACCACCCTCAGTGGAGCCAGGCAGTACAAGGCATGAAGGTCATTATTGCCAGCCCACGCCCATTGGATACCGAAGGTCAGGCGGTCTTGGCTTTGGGAGCCCGTGGTTACGTTCACGCCTACAGTTCCTCAGCCCTGCTGGTGCAGGTTTTGGATCATGTGGCCAGCGGTCAAATCTGGGTTGGGGAGTCCTTGCTGAGCCGTTTGCTCAGCGATGTCACTCGTCGGCTGGAACCTAAAGCTGGCTGGGAACGCACATTGACCAGCCGTGAAGTCGAGGTCGCGCAACGCGCCTCGCTAGGCCACTCCAATCAACTGATTGCCAACGACTTGGGAATCACTGAAAGAACGGTTCGCGCCCATCTTCAGGCGGTTTTTGAGAAGCTGGATGTAACAGATCGTTTGATGTTGGCGCTAAAAGTACACGGCATAGCCTAA